From Desulfovibrio porci:
TGCCCGAAGCACAAGAGCGTGAGCTGGGCGCGGCCTTCAGCGGGACGGATTTTGATGCGGCGGCCTGCGCCGCGCAACTGGAGCGTGAACCGCTCTGGCGCGGGGGCTGGCTGTTGCTTATGGATCAACTGGAGGCTGAAGGGAAGCGGCGCGAAGCTTTGGCGGCCGGTGTGCGCGCCATGCATTTTTTTTCTCAGCCGGACGTGAGGAACCGCCTGCTGCGCTTGCTGCGCAAGGCAGGCCTGCACGAGCAGATGGCGCAATTCGCGCGCGGCATAGAGGAATATATGCAGGCTGCGCGGAAGGATGAGCCGTCACGGCGTGTTCTGGTCCAGAGGGCGCGGCGCAAGGCCTATGCCGACGGAGACACGTATCTGGCAGGACTGCTCGGCCACTGGCTGGAGCGTTACGGCAAGACGGACGCTGATGCCTAAGCGCGCCGCCGGAATAGCCCGGTGACGCGCTTAGGCCAGGGCTCAGAAACGTTTGAGCACCAATTCGTCCAGCGGCCGCTTGGGCACATGGTGTACGCCTTCCGCGTCGCGCCAGTAGCCGAAGGAACCGTCGGCGGGCATGGGAGCCAGCACGCGTTTTTCCTTGGCCACGCCAAGGCCGAGCACAAGGGCGATTTTCATGCCCTCGGGCACGCCCAGCAACTCCGGCGCGGCTTTGTGATCAAAGGCCTGGATGATGCAGCAGCCCCAGCCCCGGCTGGTGGCCGCCAACTGGATGGTCTGGCAGGCGATGCCCGTATCGTAGCAGAGCAGTTCCTTGCCGCTTTCGGGCATGAGCACGGCGATGAAGGCCGTGGGCCGCTCGCCGGGATGCGGGCCGCCCCAGTCTTTGAGCGCGCCGGCCCAGCGGGTCAGGCTGAACAGTTTTTGGCAGGTTTCGCCCGGCCCCACCAGAATGAAACGCAGTTCCTGGGCATTGCGAGCCGAAGGGGCCATGCGCGCGCAATCCGCCAGCCAGTCCAGATCGGCCATGCTCAGGGGCTTGTCCTCTTCAAAACGGCGGCAGGTGCGGGCCGCCTCCACCAGTTCTTTGAAGTTCATATGCTGTACTCCTTGGTTTTGGCGGCACGATGCGCCGCCTGACCTTATTCTACAGCGTTGCCAGCAGAAAGCACAACTGCCCCAGTTCGATGGCCGCGCCCAGAAAGTCGCCGGAAAGTCCGCCCTGGCGTCGCGCCGTGGCGGCCAGGCGGCGCGTGAGCCAGTATTGCGCTCCAAGCAGGACCAGTCCCTGCCAGAGACTGAGGCCCAGCGCCATTAAAAGACAGGTCAGCAGAAAGGCCGCCAGCCGGTAAATCCGGCGCACGGCCGGACCGGCCCCGGCGCAGGCCAGGCCGCCCAGAGAATCCGGGTCATGGGGCGGCGCGGACGCGGCCAGCCAGACCGCGCAGGCCCGGCCCCAGGCCGGGGCCAGGACGAGCGGCAGCCAGTGTCCGGCTGCCAGATGCCAAGTCAGCGCCAGCCATTGGCCACTGAAAATCAGCAGCAGGCTCAATGCGCCGAAGGCCCCCAGGCGGCTGTCACGCAGAATCTCCCAGAACCGCGCGCCGGTCGCGCCGCTGCCACAGGCGTCGCCCAGATCGGCCAGCCCGTCCCAGTGCAGGCCGCGCGTGCTCCACAGTTCCAGAGCCAGCCAGAGCCAGGCCGCCAGCGCGGCGGCAGGCCAGACTGCCCCGGAAAAAAGCATCGTGGCGGGTGATGCGGAAAGAAGAGTCAGAAACAGCCAGGCCGCCAACGTGTACAGGCTGCCCAGAACCAGGCCCGCGGGCGCGAACCACGGCACGCAGGCGGCCAGGGACCGCGCGTTGCAGGGCCGGGGCGGCGCAAGACGGCTCAGAAAAGCCAGAGCGTCCAGAAAACGGCCTCCGGCCCTGCTCAGTCGTGAGGCATATCCGCTCAATAACGGGCCTGGGTATGATTGAAGGCCAGCGCGTACAGATGGTGGAAGAAGTCCACATATTCCACATGCACGCGTTCCGGCACCTTGATCCGCGCGGGGGCGAAGTTGAGAATGGAGGTCAGGCCCGCGTCCATCAGGTGCTGGGCCGCGCGCTGGGCGCGTTCCGGCGGGGTGGTGATGATGCCGATCTCAATGCCGAGTTCGACCACCATGCTTTTGAGGTCCTTGGTGCAATGCACTTCCAGACCATGCACGATTTCACCGATCTTGAATGGGTCGCAGTCGAAGATGCCCACGATGTTGAAGCCACGCGCGCGGAATTCGCCGTGGTTCAGGATGGCCTTGCCCAGGTTGCCTACGCCGATCAGGGCCATGCGCCATTCGCGGTCCACGCCCAGCGCCGAAGTGATGGCCGCAATAAGCGATGTCACATGGTAGCCCACGCCACGGATGCCGAATTCCCCGAAGTAGGCCAGATCCTTGCGCACCTGAGAACCGTTGACGCCGCAGGCTTCGGCCAGGGGATTGGACGAAATGACTTCCACATCGTCGCGGGCGAAATTTTCAAGCACCTGCACATAGGTGGCAAGGCGCTGGATGGTGGCGCGGGGGATATGCTTGCTTTTGGGTTGCGTGACCATGGGCGGTGCCTTTATTGCTCGAAATGGATTCGTTAATGTTGACTTGTGAAATAAAGTATTACTCAGAATACTTGAAAACAGACCGCAGTGCAAGCGGGCTTTCCCGCAGGCCCGGCGGAGGCGCGCATCCTGTGCTTGTTTAGCCATTATGGCAAGACGCTAATTTTCTTAATAAGGTGAAAATCGAGACGGGTGGCTAGGGCGTTTCAATATTAAACGGCTCTGTGCTTCGTGGTAGTGTGCAATTTGCCGAAATAATGATTGATTAGCTAAAATTTATTAATTTCAGTGAAAAATTCTTTGAAAAGGCAGATTTTTTCAAAGGCAAACAACTTTGGGCGCAGAGCTGCGGGCGTGGTTTCTTTTCTAATGTCTGTCTGTCAGCCATTTATTTGATATAATACGAGGAGTAATTTTTTGGAGTACATGTCTTGGCTGGAGCGGAGGCGGGCATATAAG
This genomic window contains:
- a CDS encoding nitroreductase family protein: MNFKELVEAARTCRRFEEDKPLSMADLDWLADCARMAPSARNAQELRFILVGPGETCQKLFSLTRWAGALKDWGGPHPGERPTAFIAVLMPESGKELLCYDTGIACQTIQLAATSRGWGCCIIQAFDHKAAPELLGVPEGMKIALVLGLGVAKEKRVLAPMPADGSFGYWRDAEGVHHVPKRPLDELVLKRF
- a CDS encoding adenosylcobinamide-GDP ribazoletransferase: MSGYASRLSRAGGRFLDALAFLSRLAPPRPCNARSLAACVPWFAPAGLVLGSLYTLAAWLFLTLLSASPATMLFSGAVWPAAALAAWLWLALELWSTRGLHWDGLADLGDACGSGATGARFWEILRDSRLGAFGALSLLLIFSGQWLALTWHLAAGHWLPLVLAPAWGRACAVWLAASAPPHDPDSLGGLACAGAGPAVRRIYRLAAFLLTCLLMALGLSLWQGLVLLGAQYWLTRRLAATARRQGGLSGDFLGAAIELGQLCFLLATL
- a CDS encoding redox-sensing transcriptional repressor Rex, which encodes MVTQPKSKHIPRATIQRLATYVQVLENFARDDVEVISSNPLAEACGVNGSQVRKDLAYFGEFGIRGVGYHVTSLIAAITSALGVDREWRMALIGVGNLGKAILNHGEFRARGFNIVGIFDCDPFKIGEIVHGLEVHCTKDLKSMVVELGIEIGIITTPPERAQRAAQHLMDAGLTSILNFAPARIKVPERVHVEYVDFFHHLYALAFNHTQARY